The sequence AAATCTAAGGGAGGGTTCTGGCCAGCGTCACCCCCTGTCCGCATTGCGGTCCGGCAAAATCGGCGTCGGGCCGGCCGGATGATCACGATTGCGCCGAACGTCCCCGCGCCGGTGCGCGGCTGAGGGGCGTGGAACGCCCAACAGCCCCTCGGCGGCGGGTCCGAGGGGCTGTTGGGCGCGCACATTCGTGCGGAGGGTCAGTCCAGTGGCCGCTTGAGGCGGGCCACGAACTTGTAGCGGTCGCCGCGGTAGACCGAGCGCACCCACTCGACCGGTTCGCCCTGTTCGTCCAGCGAGTGCCGGGACAGCATGAGCATCGGCAGGCCCACGTCCGTGCCGAGCAGTCCGGCCTCGCGCGGGGTGGCGAGCGAGGTCTCGATGGTCTCCTCGGCCTCGGCCAGCCGGACGTCGTACACCTCGGACAGCGCCGTGTAGAGCGAGGTGTACTTCACCAGCGAACGGCGCAGCGCCGGGAAGCGCTTGGCCGACAGGTGCGTGGTCTCGATGGCCATCGGCTCGCCGCTCGCCAGGCGCAGGCGCTCGATCCGCAGGACCCGGCCGCCCGCGCTGATGTCGAGCAGCCCGGCGAGCGTGTCGTCGGCGGTGACATAGCCGATGTCCAGGAGCTGCGAGGTCGGTTCGAGTCCCTGGGCCCTCATGTCCTCGGTGTACGAGGTGAGTTGCAGGGCCTGGGAGACCTTCGGCTTGGCGACGAAGGTGCCCTTGCCCTGGATGCGTTCCAGCCGGCCCTCGACGACCAGTTCCTGGAGCGCCTGGCGCACGGTGGTGCGCGAGGTGTCGAATTCGGCGGCCAGGGTCCGCTCCGGGGGCACGGGGGTGCCCGGCGGCATGGTGTCCGTCATGTCGAGGAGATGTCGCTTGAGCCGGTAGTACTTAGGGACGCGCGCGGTACGCGCACCCGCGCCCGCGCCCGTCTCGTTCTCCGGACTTCCCCCGTCGGCGCCCATGGCCCGCCTTCCCGACTGCTGCGTTGCTGCCGTCACCGGCTCCTCCGTCTGTCGCGGCTCACATGGTGGCACGGTCCGGTCACGGCTCGTCGCCCTCCCTCAGGTGTCGGTCCTATAACGGACGCGAGTGCACTTCTTATACACCCTTGACACCCCTAAAGGTCTAGGCCAAGCTCCCGGTACTGGTCTAAACCATTAAAGACCAGGTCCCAGCCCCAGCAGTACTCGTCGACGTTTTCGCGCGGTGGGGGGAGGGGGTTGCAGCATCCCTGAGGAGGGTGGCGTGAAGCGCAAGCTCATCGCGGCGATCGGCGTCGCGGGCATGTTGGTTTCCATTGCGGCGTGTGGTTCGGACGACAAGTCTTCGTCCTCGAAGGACCCGAAGGACCGCAAGGAAGACCTGACTGTCTGGCTCATGGGCGAGGCCCAGTCGACCTGGCCGGAACTGGTCAAGGACGTCAATGCCGAGTTCAAGAAGAAGTACCCGAACGTCAAGGTCAAGGTCCAGTACCAGGGCTGGGCGGACAAGGTCAAGAAGCTCGACACCTCCCTCGGTGGCGACAAGTTCCCGGATGTTGTCGAGCTCGGCAACACCGAGACCATGCAGTACATCCTCAACGGCGCGCTCGGCGAGATCGACACCGCCAAGTACGAGAACTCGGACACCTGGATCAAGGGTCTGAAGGACACCTGCTCCTACGAGGGCAAGATCTACTGTGTCCCGTACTACGCCAGTGCCCGTCTGGCGGTCTACAACAAGGACATGCTGAAGGCCGGCACCGGCAGCGACACCCTCCCGCAGGACGAGGCGTCCTTCCTCAAGGCCATGGACAAGGTCCAGGCCGAGCTCGCCAAGAAGGACAAGCGCGCCTCGTCCCTGTACTACCCGGGCCGTTACTGGTACGCCGCCATGTCCTACGTCGCGGCCGAGGGCGGCCAGATCGCCAAGTACGACGAGGGCGCGAAGGAGTGGAAGGCCACCCTCTCGACCCCCGAGGCGCAGAAGGGCATCCAGGACTTCGTCGACCTGGTCAAGAAGTACAACAAGGCAGACCAGACGAAGGACGAGCAGGACCACGCCAACGTCATGGCCAACGAGAAGGCCGCGGTCATCTACGGCCAGGCCTGGGAGGCCGGCAGCGTCACCGGCGGTGACAACGGCAACCCGAAGCTCGAGGGCAAGATCGCCACGGCCGGTATGCCCGGCCCGAACGGCAAGGCGCTCCCGTCCTTCATCGGCGGCTCGGACCTCGCCACCATCTCCAAGTCGAAGGTCCAGGACCTCGGCCAGGAGTGGATCTCCCTCTTCACCAACGCGAAGTCCATGGACGTCCTCGCGTCGAAGAACATCCTCCCGAACAACGAGAAGCAGCTTGAGCCGCTGAAGGCCAAGCCCGAGACGGCCGCCATCGCCAACGCGGTGCCGGACGCCTGGTTCACGCCGATCGCGCCGGGCTGGGCCTCGATCGAGAAGGAGGAGATTCTGGAGAACATGCTCCTGAAGATCCTCAAGGGCACCTCCGTCGCCGACGCGGCCAAGAAGGCCGACAGCGAGATCGACGCACTGATCAACAAGAAGGCCTGAGCCTTCTGATCGCCAGGCGGGGGCCCGGCACTGTGCCGGGCCCCCGCTCCTTTACCAGCAACGCCGTGTTTTCCGGGGGCTGCCTCGGACCCGCGATGGAAGGTCAGCCACGTGACTGCCGCCGATACCAAGGCCGCCGGGCCACCGGTCCCCGTACCACGTGATCCCGAGGCGGACGGGAGCCCACTGTCCGATCAGGGCGGCAACGGTCCCCT comes from Streptomyces sp. Mut1 and encodes:
- a CDS encoding GntR family transcriptional regulator, yielding MGADGGSPENETGAGAGARTARVPKYYRLKRHLLDMTDTMPPGTPVPPERTLAAEFDTSRTTVRQALQELVVEGRLERIQGKGTFVAKPKVSQALQLTSYTEDMRAQGLEPTSQLLDIGYVTADDTLAGLLDISAGGRVLRIERLRLASGEPMAIETTHLSAKRFPALRRSLVKYTSLYTALSEVYDVRLAEAEETIETSLATPREAGLLGTDVGLPMLMLSRHSLDEQGEPVEWVRSVYRGDRYKFVARLKRPLD
- a CDS encoding sugar ABC transporter substrate-binding protein yields the protein MKRKLIAAIGVAGMLVSIAACGSDDKSSSSKDPKDRKEDLTVWLMGEAQSTWPELVKDVNAEFKKKYPNVKVKVQYQGWADKVKKLDTSLGGDKFPDVVELGNTETMQYILNGALGEIDTAKYENSDTWIKGLKDTCSYEGKIYCVPYYASARLAVYNKDMLKAGTGSDTLPQDEASFLKAMDKVQAELAKKDKRASSLYYPGRYWYAAMSYVAAEGGQIAKYDEGAKEWKATLSTPEAQKGIQDFVDLVKKYNKADQTKDEQDHANVMANEKAAVIYGQAWEAGSVTGGDNGNPKLEGKIATAGMPGPNGKALPSFIGGSDLATISKSKVQDLGQEWISLFTNAKSMDVLASKNILPNNEKQLEPLKAKPETAAIANAVPDAWFTPIAPGWASIEKEEILENMLLKILKGTSVADAAKKADSEIDALINKKA